From Desulfatitalea tepidiphila, the proteins below share one genomic window:
- a CDS encoding HigA family addiction module antitoxin, which translates to MAIPNTAKREIRPTHPGEMLREDFMPDYDLNTTSMANALGVSRQTINEILRERRAISPAMALRLSRLFSNSPEFWLNVQHSWDLWDSEQRYSKELSQIHPLNAA; encoded by the coding sequence ATGGCTATACCCAATACGGCAAAGCGTGAAATCAGGCCGACCCATCCCGGTGAAATGCTTAGAGAGGATTTCATGCCGGATTATGACCTAAACACGACTTCCATGGCAAACGCATTAGGCGTATCACGCCAAACAATTAATGAAATTTTAAGAGAACGCCGTGCTATCAGTCCGGCTATGGCGCTAAGATTGTCTCGTCTTTTTAGCAATTCACCTGAATTCTGGCTGAATGTCCAGCATTCTTGGGACCTTTGGGATTCGGAACAGCGCTACAGTAAAGAATTGTCTCAAATCCATCCTTTGAATGCCGCTTGA
- a CDS encoding flavodoxin family protein, whose product MLSSIIKANIENLLPENRVLGVAGSPRKNGNSDVLLRQVLKGVSQENLECGSIQLRDIHFQGCIGCEKCRKDKICTGLIDGMSLIYRQIITSKGLVLVSPTHNYNITSWMKAFIDRLYCFYNFENSRPRTWSSQLSNQGRKAILLAVCEQESMKDMGFTLEAMRLPIEALGYQVIGEQAIFRIFDRGKVKEDTKSLEKAFMLGKDLAKSLKTK is encoded by the coding sequence ATGCTGAGTTCAATAATCAAAGCAAATATTGAAAACCTACTTCCAGAGAATAGAGTGTTGGGAGTTGCCGGGAGTCCCAGAAAAAACGGAAATTCAGATGTTTTATTGAGGCAAGTGCTCAAAGGCGTCAGCCAGGAAAATCTGGAATGCGGTTCAATTCAATTGAGAGATATTCATTTTCAAGGTTGCATCGGTTGTGAGAAGTGCAGAAAAGATAAAATTTGCACCGGACTTATTGATGGGATGTCATTAATCTACCGCCAAATCATTACTTCGAAAGGTCTTGTTCTTGTTTCCCCTACCCACAACTATAACATTACTTCATGGATGAAGGCATTTATCGACCGGCTCTACTGCTTTTACAATTTTGAAAATTCACGCCCCAGGACCTGGTCAAGCCAGTTGAGCAATCAAGGTCGGAAAGCGATCCTACTCGCAGTTTGCGAACAGGAAAGCATGAAAGATATGGGGTTTACCCTCGAAGCTATGCGACTCCCAATTGAAGCGCTCGGATATCAAGTAATTGGGGAGCAAGCAATATTCAGGATTTTCGATAGGGGAAAGGTTAAGGAGGATACTAAATCACTTGAAAAAGCATTTATGTTAGGCAAGGATTTGGCGAAATCACTAAAAACAAAATAG
- a CDS encoding class I SAM-dependent methyltransferase: MDDYKLLIDLHREGRRQGPGGDAETELALNLARIDRAAPLKIADIGCGTGASTILLARLLNARITAVDFLQDFLDVLEQRAESAGVANRISPLARSMDDLPFADEELDVIWSEGAIYNVGFEKGVAAWRRFLKPGGLLVVSEITWLTDSRPAELQKHWDSEYPEIDVASAKIRVLEKHGLSPVGYFVLPEHCWVEEYYRPMQARFEDFLNRHGNNIEAREIVTAEQHEIDLYVTYKSYVGYGVYIAERMG; this comes from the coding sequence GTGGATGATTACAAACTCCTGATTGACCTGCACAGGGAAGGACGCCGCCAGGGACCGGGCGGGGATGCCGAGACAGAACTTGCTCTAAATCTGGCCAGGATCGATCGGGCGGCACCGCTGAAGATTGCGGATATTGGCTGCGGTACGGGGGCATCCACCATCCTGCTGGCCCGGCTCTTGAACGCCCGGATCACGGCAGTCGACTTCCTTCAGGATTTTCTGGACGTGCTTGAACAAAGGGCCGAAAGCGCAGGCGTGGCAAACAGGATATCGCCCCTTGCCCGGTCCATGGACGATCTGCCTTTCGCCGACGAGGAATTGGATGTCATCTGGTCCGAGGGCGCCATCTATAACGTTGGATTTGAAAAAGGCGTAGCGGCGTGGCGACGCTTCCTGAAACCGGGTGGCCTATTGGTTGTATCCGAGATCACGTGGCTCACGGACTCCAGACCAGCGGAGCTCCAGAAACACTGGGACAGCGAATATCCCGAAATCGATGTCGCTTCGGCTAAGATCAGGGTTCTGGAAAAGCATGGATTGTCACCTGTCGGGTACTTCGTGTTACCAGAACATTGCTGGGTGGAGGAGTATTACCGACCCATGCAGGCCAGGTTCGAGGACTTTCTGAATCGACACGGGAACAACATAGAGGCACGCGAAATAGTGACCGCAGAGCAGCACGAAATTGACCTCTACGTAACGTACAAGTCCTATGTCGGTTACGGGGTGTATATTGCAGAAAGGATGGGATAG
- a CDS encoding beta-ketoacyl-[acyl-carrier-protein] synthase family protein, translating to MTQERVVVTGLGTLNAAAGSVADFRRALLGGVCGIGPVTVFDTDEFRTHTGGQVNGFDPRRSIPKPLSIKRMSRSDQLAMAAALEALADAGLWPMPEALRHDTGVIIGGGAGGMLACEAEYDHWLKGDRQPVYSRFAAFCCASSADHIATQLALMGPKTTFMTACSSGATAIGFARDMIQSGQAPLMICGGTEPLCRITYAAFNALQAVDPEFCKPFDQHRLGMSLGEGAGILILEALSHARRRGARILAEVLGYGVSCDAHHMTAPDPQAGGAVLCIRAALEDAGVTAGQVDYINAHGTATPANDAMESRAIREVFGERAGVVPVSSTKSMTGHTLGAAGAIEAVASVLAIAHEFLPPTVHLHTPDPACDLNHVIGRARRADVKVVLSNSFAFGGNNTALILGKFTEKGIGHA from the coding sequence ATGACACAAGAACGCGTCGTCGTCACCGGCCTGGGAACCCTCAATGCCGCGGCCGGCAGTGTCGCCGACTTCCGCCGGGCGCTGCTGGGGGGCGTGTGCGGCATCGGACCGGTGACGGTGTTCGATACCGATGAGTTCCGCACCCACACCGGCGGACAGGTCAACGGCTTCGATCCCCGCCGATCGATCCCCAAGCCGCTGTCCATCAAGCGCATGTCCCGTTCGGATCAACTGGCCATGGCGGCGGCTTTAGAGGCGTTGGCCGATGCCGGGTTGTGGCCGATGCCCGAGGCGCTGCGGCATGATACCGGGGTGATCATCGGCGGTGGGGCCGGGGGCATGCTGGCCTGCGAGGCGGAATACGACCATTGGCTCAAGGGCGACCGCCAGCCGGTCTATTCGCGCTTCGCCGCGTTCTGCTGCGCCAGTTCGGCCGACCACATCGCCACCCAATTGGCGCTGATGGGCCCCAAAACCACCTTCATGACCGCCTGCTCGTCGGGAGCCACGGCCATCGGTTTTGCACGGGACATGATCCAGTCGGGCCAGGCCCCGTTGATGATCTGTGGCGGCACCGAACCGCTGTGCCGCATCACCTATGCCGCCTTCAACGCCCTGCAGGCCGTGGACCCCGAATTCTGCAAGCCCTTCGACCAACACCGCTTGGGCATGTCCCTGGGCGAAGGGGCCGGAATTCTGATTCTCGAAGCCCTGTCCCATGCCCGGCGGCGGGGCGCCCGCATCCTGGCCGAAGTGCTCGGCTACGGGGTGAGTTGCGATGCCCATCACATGACCGCGCCGGACCCCCAGGCCGGCGGGGCGGTGCTTTGCATTCGGGCAGCCCTGGAAGACGCCGGGGTAACAGCCGGGCAAGTGGATTACATCAATGCCCACGGCACGGCCACGCCGGCCAACGACGCCATGGAGAGCCGCGCCATTCGGGAGGTGTTCGGCGAGCGGGCCGGGGTCGTGCCGGTCAGTTCCACCAAGTCCATGACCGGCCACACCCTGGGAGCGGCGGGCGCCATCGAGGCCGTGGCCTCGGTGCTGGCCATCGCCCACGAATTCCTGCCGCCCACGGTTCATCTGCACACACCGGATCCGGCCTGCGACCTGAACCACGTCATCGGCCGCGCCCGGCGGGCGGATGTGAAGGTGGTCCTCTCCAACTCGTTTGCCTTCGGAGGCAACAACACCGCCTTGATCCTGGGAAAGTTCACCGAAAAGGGGATCGGCCATGCATAA
- a CDS encoding type II toxin-antitoxin system RelE/ParE family toxin: MIKTFADKETQKLFVSGKSKRLPSDLLRRAIRRLEFIHFANDMNDLLVPPSNRLHALKGDRRGQHSISINDQWRVCFRFIEGDAYDVEITDYH; the protein is encoded by the coding sequence ATGATTAAAACATTTGCCGATAAAGAAACTCAAAAATTATTTGTTTCTGGCAAATCAAAACGCTTACCGTCCGATTTATTGAGGAGGGCAATAAGGCGTTTAGAATTTATCCATTTTGCAAATGACATGAATGACCTTTTGGTGCCACCCAGTAACAGGCTCCATGCTCTAAAAGGCGACAGGAGAGGGCAACATTCAATATCGATAAATGACCAGTGGCGAGTATGTTTCCGCTTCATCGAAGGCGATGCCTACGATGTTGAGATTACCGATTACCATTAA
- a CDS encoding NADH:flavin oxidoreductase produces the protein MNQLFEPSAINRMVLKNRFVRAATWEGLATTDGAVTPKLIEMMVSLAKGGVGLIISSHAYVSREGQGTPWQLGIHDDKLVPGLREMVSAVHENGGRIVVQLAHAGQCAEVELTGRPALVVSDPVDHVQGNIERITPTEIERLVFCYAQAANRAQKAGFDGIEIHSGHGYLLSQFLSPAYNRRQDEYGGSIENRARIHLQIYQAIRAMVGADYPILIKMNGADFIDNGLTVDDSLQAAGRFADAGFDAIEVSGGIIRTGRLSPSRPGITTVDKEAYFQEYSGRFKRDINVPLLLVGGLRSFEVAERIVAEGIADYISMSRPFIREPDLIHRWENGDRRKAECKSDNLCFNPGFEGKGVSCVTREMETNKLADHPCLSFIPCS, from the coding sequence TTGAACCAATTATTTGAACCAAGCGCTATCAACCGGATGGTGCTGAAGAATAGATTTGTCCGAGCGGCCACTTGGGAAGGACTGGCAACGACCGACGGAGCAGTCACCCCGAAGTTGATCGAAATGATGGTCTCGCTCGCAAAGGGCGGCGTTGGTTTGATTATATCAAGCCATGCCTATGTTTCTCGGGAAGGCCAGGGCACGCCCTGGCAGCTGGGCATCCATGATGACAAACTCGTCCCCGGGTTGCGTGAAATGGTTTCTGCCGTCCACGAAAATGGGGGCCGTATCGTCGTGCAACTGGCGCATGCCGGGCAGTGTGCCGAAGTTGAGTTGACCGGCCGGCCGGCATTGGTCGTGTCAGATCCCGTGGATCATGTTCAGGGAAACATAGAGCGCATCACCCCTACGGAAATTGAGCGTCTTGTGTTTTGCTACGCCCAGGCTGCCAACAGGGCTCAAAAAGCCGGTTTCGATGGCATCGAAATTCATTCAGGACATGGCTACCTTTTGAGCCAGTTTCTCTCCCCTGCTTACAACCGGCGACAGGATGAATACGGGGGGTCGATCGAAAACCGGGCCAGGATCCATCTCCAAATCTACCAGGCCATCAGGGCGATGGTCGGCGCAGATTATCCCATTCTGATAAAGATGAACGGTGCGGATTTTATCGACAACGGACTGACTGTCGACGATTCATTGCAGGCCGCCGGACGCTTTGCCGATGCGGGATTCGATGCCATCGAAGTCAGTGGCGGTATCATCAGGACCGGAAGGCTTTCGCCAAGCAGACCAGGTATTACCACAGTGGACAAGGAAGCCTACTTCCAAGAATACTCGGGCAGATTCAAAAGAGATATAAACGTACCATTGCTCCTCGTGGGTGGTTTGCGATCCTTCGAGGTAGCAGAGAGAATCGTTGCCGAAGGTATTGCCGACTATATTTCCATGAGCAGGCCCTTTATCCGGGAACCTGATTTGATCCATCGATGGGAAAACGGAGACCGGCGCAAAGCCGAATGTAAATCGGATAATCTATGCTTCAATCCCGGCTTCGAAGGTAAAGGCGTATCTTGCGTCACCCGGGAAATGGAAACAAATAAACTCGCTGATCACCCTTGCTTATCCTTTATACCATGCTCTTGA
- a CDS encoding aromatic amino acid lyase, with protein sequence MKATRDPNPGSLQHEIVLSDGDVSIDEVIAVAFEGRRVRLSQDPAYMAKLRKSREILERSLTAGHRIYGVSTGVGYSSHRTVDPDHLQAFAYQIIRQHGCGLGEMFSEQEARAIVFTRIVSLAKGHSAVPPELLEALCGLLNQGVVPVIPKLGSVGASGDLTPLSYVAAVLAGEREVYYQGDILPAAEALERAGLGVHLLPPRSPWPS encoded by the coding sequence ATGAAAGCAACGCGCGACCCGAATCCCGGGTCCCTGCAACACGAGATCGTCTTATCGGACGGCGATGTGTCGATCGATGAGGTGATCGCGGTGGCCTTCGAGGGGCGCCGCGTGCGGCTCTCGCAGGATCCGGCCTATATGGCAAAGCTGCGCAAAAGCCGGGAGATTCTCGAGCGCTCCCTCACCGCCGGGCACCGCATCTACGGCGTCTCCACCGGCGTGGGCTACAGCTCGCATCGCACCGTGGATCCGGACCACCTCCAGGCGTTCGCCTACCAGATCATCCGCCAGCACGGCTGCGGTCTCGGCGAGATGTTTTCCGAGCAGGAGGCGCGCGCCATCGTCTTTACCCGCATCGTGAGCCTGGCCAAAGGCCATTCGGCCGTGCCGCCCGAGCTCCTCGAAGCCCTGTGCGGGCTGCTCAACCAGGGGGTCGTGCCGGTCATCCCCAAGCTGGGCTCCGTGGGCGCGTCCGGGGACCTGACGCCCCTCTCCTATGTGGCGGCCGTGCTGGCCGGGGAACGCGAGGTCTACTACCAGGGCGACATCCTGCCGGCCGCCGAGGCCCTGGAGCGCGCCGGCCTGGGCGTTCACCTTTTGCCCCCAAGGAGTCCCTGGCCATCATGA
- a CDS encoding aromatic amino acid ammonia-lyase, translating into MNGTAVMTAIGAIGAVRLEHALAACESAAALAAEVMFGRSQAFAPIAHQLKHHPGQIASAGAIRSALAGSRLIDSGKHEGRIIQDPYSIRCAPHVIGAARDSLTWVRQVLHRELNSVNDNPIVDLENGETLFAGNFYGGHVALAMDLLKIAAASVADLLDRQFALLLDARLNEGLPETLVAYEGCGVKALQITSSALTALATQRSAPDTVLSRPTEANNQDKVSMGLNAALNAAEVITLLQQVLSALLVALSNAAALRDPARLSAGAVRLLEAVRARSPVLTADRRLDHDLRQLTQAIDARALFPR; encoded by the coding sequence ATGAACGGCACGGCGGTGATGACGGCCATCGGCGCCATCGGAGCCGTGCGCCTGGAACACGCCCTGGCGGCCTGCGAGTCGGCCGCGGCCCTGGCCGCCGAGGTGATGTTCGGCCGCTCCCAGGCCTTTGCCCCCATCGCCCATCAGCTCAAGCACCACCCCGGCCAGATCGCATCGGCCGGCGCCATCCGATCCGCCCTGGCCGGCAGCCGGCTCATCGACAGCGGCAAACACGAGGGGCGCATCATTCAGGACCCCTACTCGATCCGCTGCGCGCCCCACGTGATCGGGGCCGCCCGGGACAGCCTCACCTGGGTGCGCCAGGTCCTCCACCGCGAACTCAACAGCGTCAACGACAATCCCATCGTGGACCTGGAGAACGGAGAAACCCTTTTTGCCGGCAATTTCTACGGCGGCCACGTGGCCCTGGCCATGGACCTGCTCAAGATCGCCGCCGCCTCGGTGGCCGACCTGCTGGACCGCCAGTTCGCCCTGCTGCTCGACGCCCGCCTTAACGAAGGCTTGCCCGAAACCCTGGTGGCGTACGAGGGGTGCGGGGTCAAGGCATTGCAGATCACCAGCAGCGCCCTGACCGCCCTGGCCACCCAGCGCTCGGCGCCCGATACCGTGCTGTCGCGGCCCACTGAGGCCAACAACCAGGACAAGGTGAGCATGGGCCTCAATGCCGCACTCAATGCCGCGGAGGTGATCACCCTGCTGCAACAGGTGCTCTCCGCGCTGCTCGTGGCCCTCTCCAACGCGGCCGCCCTGCGCGATCCGGCCCGGCTCTCGGCCGGCGCCGTGCGACTGCTCGAAGCGGTGCGCGCCCGGTCGCCGGTACTTACCGCCGACCGCCGCCTGGATCACGACCTGAGGCAGTTGACCCAGGCCATCGATGCGCGCGCGCTGTTCCCCAGGTAA
- a CDS encoding beta-ketoacyl-[acyl-carrier-protein] synthase family protein — MHKRVAVTGVGVVTPLGTGGPAFSAALFGGATGIAPIDRFDAGRFSSRLAAQIRGFTPRDFISPATLRRMDLLSQMATASAVMALADAGLQMKAAERDRVGVIVGTCFGGTDVAAQFGRALFTEGPRRANPILVPNTVMNAPAGHAAVELGLRGVNATVNHREASAEAALGYAAETIARGRADAVLAGGGDVLSEFCFEVLSHFKAMSPQDGEAEAVRPFDARRNGPVIGEGFGLVCLEDLERARSRGARIYAEIRGWGMSSAPAPHNDWPADPEGPVLAIGRALAAAGIDAGAIDAVCASANGGRRLDALEADALIRVFPPGRQRPLITSLKGALGESFASGGMRAAAMALALKEGCLPPTVGLETPMADLNFVREPLNTSLGHVLVNGFASGGTFATVVLSRPDADEDQPARPTGQRRMR; from the coding sequence ATGCATAAGCGGGTGGCCGTTACCGGCGTGGGCGTTGTGACGCCCCTGGGCACAGGGGGGCCGGCCTTCTCAGCGGCCCTCTTCGGCGGCGCCACGGGCATCGCCCCCATCGACCGGTTCGATGCCGGGCGCTTCTCTTCCCGGCTGGCCGCCCAGATCAGGGGGTTTACCCCGCGCGACTTTATTTCCCCGGCCACGCTGCGACGCATGGACCTCTTGTCCCAGATGGCCACCGCTTCGGCCGTGATGGCCCTGGCGGACGCCGGGCTGCAGATGAAGGCCGCCGAGCGGGACCGGGTCGGGGTCATCGTGGGCACCTGCTTCGGGGGTACCGACGTGGCGGCCCAGTTCGGCCGTGCGCTTTTCACCGAGGGGCCCCGGCGCGCCAACCCGATCCTGGTGCCCAACACGGTGATGAACGCACCGGCCGGCCATGCGGCGGTGGAACTGGGGCTGCGCGGAGTCAACGCCACGGTCAACCACCGCGAAGCCTCGGCCGAGGCCGCCCTTGGCTACGCGGCGGAAACCATCGCCCGGGGCCGGGCCGATGCGGTCCTGGCGGGCGGGGGCGATGTGCTGTCCGAATTCTGCTTCGAGGTGCTGAGCCACTTCAAGGCCATGTCTCCCCAGGACGGGGAAGCGGAGGCGGTGCGGCCCTTCGACGCGCGGCGCAACGGTCCGGTCATCGGCGAGGGGTTCGGTCTCGTGTGCCTGGAAGATCTGGAGAGGGCCAGGTCGCGCGGCGCACGGATCTATGCCGAGATCCGCGGCTGGGGCATGAGCAGCGCGCCGGCGCCTCACAATGACTGGCCCGCGGACCCGGAGGGGCCGGTGCTCGCGATCGGACGGGCGCTTGCGGCGGCCGGTATCGACGCCGGGGCTATCGATGCGGTCTGTGCCAGCGCCAACGGCGGCCGTCGACTGGACGCCCTGGAGGCCGACGCTTTGATCCGGGTTTTCCCGCCGGGCCGGCAGCGCCCCCTGATCACCTCTCTCAAAGGCGCCCTGGGAGAGAGTTTTGCCAGCGGCGGCATGCGGGCCGCGGCGATGGCGCTGGCATTGAAAGAGGGGTGCCTGCCGCCGACCGTGGGCCTCGAAACGCCCATGGCGGACCTGAACTTCGTTCGGGAGCCTCTGAACACATCTCTTGGGCATGTGCTGGTCAATGGATTTGCCTCCGGCGGCACCTTCGCCACCGTTGTTCTGAGCCGGCCCGATGCGGACGAGGACCAACCGGCAAGACCAACCGGTCAACGGCGGATGCGGTAA
- a CDS encoding DUF1266 domain-containing protein has protein sequence MNRKVILITIIGLILSCAGVERSTKETTVCEYTHNQKMWALAAIGIITEMNDDRHDLLGGCEKTEENKIRVIEKLLKEWWGIEKRETLIETLNWLDESGHRKRMYNEGKALNELSQNEVIDVLNKYKSDKQIHQRLYEAYWGFKAYGEKSVIAWDYCRYIALCGWGFVAGYLSEEEAWEFIMPKAIELQNSFTSWGGMADNYLHGRAYWSWKQTVGSNMPGHKAWRALGWDKPDSPWRKYNWNMNLSCSNANSLPPSHGGPRAAEVY, from the coding sequence GTGAATAGAAAGGTAATTTTAATTACAATTATTGGCCTAATATTGAGCTGCGCAGGAGTTGAAAGGTCTACAAAAGAAACAACTGTTTGTGAATATACGCATAATCAAAAAATGTGGGCTTTAGCTGCAATCGGCATCATTACCGAAATGAATGATGATCGTCATGATTTATTAGGGGGCTGCGAGAAAACCGAAGAAAACAAGATCAGGGTAATAGAAAAGCTGCTGAAAGAATGGTGGGGCATCGAAAAAAGAGAAACGCTTATAGAAACACTAAATTGGCTTGACGAATCTGGTCATAGGAAGCGCATGTATAATGAAGGCAAGGCGTTGAATGAACTGTCTCAAAATGAAGTCATTGATGTTCTAAATAAATATAAGAGCGATAAGCAAATCCATCAGCGATTATACGAGGCCTATTGGGGGTTTAAAGCATACGGCGAGAAAAGCGTTATAGCATGGGATTACTGCAGATACATAGCATTGTGTGGATGGGGATTCGTAGCTGGTTATTTATCCGAAGAAGAAGCTTGGGAATTCATTATGCCTAAAGCTATTGAATTGCAAAATAGCTTTACTTCTTGGGGTGGAATGGCCGATAATTACTTGCATGGGCGTGCTTATTGGTCATGGAAACAAACTGTTGGATCAAATATGCCAGGTCATAAGGCATGGAGGGCCTTAGGTTGGGATAAACCCGATAGCCCGTGGAGAAAATATAATTGGAATATGAATCTGTCATGTAGTAATGCAAATTCATTACCACCGTCTCATGGCGGACCCCGGGCCGCTGAAGTGTACTAA
- a CDS encoding tryptophanase produces MIITLSDGRRVPVEMHRVKIVQKINLIPVAERLEALRAVGYNTFLLPNREVFLDMLTDSGTNAMSDNQLAAMMVADDAYAGSESFFKLAKVVEKIFGYAHTLPVHQGRAAEHLLAKVFVQPTQVVITNYHFPSTRIHVDLVGSHILDLVADDAMVPGGDNPFKGNIDLNKLRKAIDDHGAENVAFIRMEATTNLIGGQPFSMQNLRDVREIATRHGILLILDGSLIGENAYFIQKREAGYADKSIQDILLEMMAMVDIFYMSGRKSGGARGGLIATNNKPHFDQLLTWLPVYEGFSTYGGMSTKEIEAMAVGLEEMTQTEVAGSSPEQIQYFAERLQALGVQVVTPPGGLACHVDARAFLPHVPPLQYPAEALNAALYLASGARGVERGTMSEDRDRDGNEITAKMELVRLAIPRRAFTIGHIEYVAERVAWLHRHRELIGGLRFVEEPPVMRFFFGKLEPMGEDWGSNIVEAFKADFGDQC; encoded by the coding sequence ATGATCATCACATTGTCCGACGGCAGGCGCGTTCCGGTAGAGATGCACCGGGTCAAGATCGTTCAGAAGATCAACCTCATACCGGTCGCCGAACGCCTCGAAGCCCTGCGGGCCGTGGGGTATAACACCTTTCTGCTGCCCAACCGGGAAGTTTTTCTCGACATGCTGACCGACAGCGGCACCAATGCCATGAGCGACAATCAGCTGGCCGCCATGATGGTGGCCGACGATGCCTATGCCGGTTCCGAGAGCTTCTTCAAACTGGCCAAAGTGGTCGAGAAGATATTCGGCTACGCGCACACCCTGCCGGTCCACCAGGGACGGGCGGCCGAACATTTGCTCGCCAAGGTTTTCGTCCAGCCGACCCAGGTCGTCATCACCAATTATCACTTTCCTTCGACCCGGATCCATGTGGACCTGGTCGGCTCCCATATCCTGGACCTGGTGGCCGACGACGCCATGGTGCCGGGCGGCGACAACCCCTTCAAGGGCAATATCGATCTGAACAAGCTGCGCAAGGCCATCGACGATCACGGCGCCGAAAACGTGGCCTTCATCCGCATGGAAGCCACCACCAACCTGATCGGCGGCCAGCCCTTCTCCATGCAGAACCTGCGCGACGTCCGGGAGATCGCCACCCGGCACGGCATCCTGCTGATCCTCGACGGCAGCCTCATCGGCGAGAACGCCTATTTCATCCAGAAGCGCGAGGCCGGCTATGCGGACAAATCCATCCAGGACATACTGCTGGAGATGATGGCCATGGTGGACATCTTCTACATGTCCGGCCGCAAGAGCGGCGGCGCGCGCGGCGGCCTCATCGCCACCAACAACAAACCCCATTTCGACCAGCTGCTCACCTGGCTGCCGGTGTATGAAGGCTTTTCGACCTACGGCGGCATGTCCACCAAGGAGATCGAGGCCATGGCCGTTGGCCTGGAAGAGATGACCCAGACCGAAGTGGCGGGCAGCAGCCCGGAACAGATCCAGTACTTCGCCGAACGGTTGCAGGCCCTGGGCGTCCAGGTCGTCACCCCGCCGGGCGGCCTGGCCTGCCACGTGGACGCGCGGGCCTTCCTGCCCCATGTGCCGCCGCTCCAGTATCCGGCCGAGGCGCTCAATGCCGCCCTGTACCTGGCTTCCGGCGCGCGCGGCGTCGAGCGCGGCACCATGTCCGAGGACCGCGACCGGGACGGCAACGAAATCACGGCCAAAATGGAGCTGGTGCGTCTCGCCATACCGCGCCGCGCCTTTACCATCGGCCACATCGAATACGTGGCCGAGCGGGTCGCCTGGCTCCACCGCCACAGAGAGCTGATCGGCGGCCTGCGTTTCGTGGAGGAGCCGCCGGTGATGCGCTTCTTCTTCGGCAAACTGGAACCGATGGGAGAGGATTGGGGAAGCAACATCGTGGAGGCCTTCAAGGCCGACTTCGGCGATCAATGCTGA